The bacterium genome has a segment encoding these proteins:
- the polA gene encoding DNA polymerase I yields the protein MKRLFLVDGHSLIYRAFYAIKLLSTSTGIPTNAVYGFTIMLLKLIKEEKPEYLAVVFDSKVPTFRHKKYPEYKAQRQKMPGEMQSQMSLIMEVISAFNIPIFAKGEYEADDIIGTIAKRYENEVDEIVVVSGDKDILQIVDDKIKVLATKKGLSETVLYDVQGVNEKFGVQPHNIIDLLGLSGDTSDNIPGIKGVGEKTAVKLIQQFGGIENLLNNLNQVSNENLRENINGHSQSAIMSKELVTLDTNVPIEVDLEACKIKDYDKEKVFEILNRLEFKKLLKELGLYKKEVSGDYHIIADKDKFQILLNSLKNTSSFSINLVTTAINPMNAQIVGIAISLKPYCAYYIPIAHEYPGAPPQLKKEYVLEALKPFLEAKNTKKLGQNIKYELIILTNQGIRLKGTKFDTMIASYLINSTAKHNLEEIILNYYGITKPSAKDIMAKGTSISAVEIQQVGEYACSNADFIHRLGDEILRFRLNEENLISLFEEIEMPLVDVLAQMEQDGIKIDIHYLKELSQEFGKRLNDLEKEIYILAGTEFNINSPKQLGFILFEKLKMPVKKKTKTGFSTDEQVLKELSCYHELPDKLLEYREVSKLKSTYVEALISLTNPITHRLHTSYNQTIAATGRLTSSEPNLQNIPIRTELGNRIRAAFIADEGYLLLSADYSQIELRLLAHISLDERLINAFRNDEDIHTQTAIEIFGGSPDLVTPEMRRAAKVVNFGITYGMSAYGLSQELKISPTQANEIISRYFERYPGVKSYIDKTIEEAKLKGYVSTLWGRKRYLPEINSESRQLREFAYRQAVNMPIQGSCADLIKIAMLNIYKKLDRQKAQMLLQVHDELIFEVKKENLDEISGLVKECMEGAGQFLVPIKIDIHWGKNWGEI from the coding sequence ATGAAAAGGTTATTTTTAGTAGATGGGCATAGTTTAATCTATCGAGCGTTTTATGCTATTAAGTTATTATCAACTTCTACAGGCATACCCACCAATGCCGTTTACGGCTTCACCATTATGCTCCTAAAATTAATCAAAGAAGAAAAGCCAGAATACCTGGCAGTTGTGTTTGATTCTAAAGTCCCTACCTTTAGACATAAAAAATATCCTGAATATAAAGCTCAACGACAGAAGATGCCTGGTGAAATGCAATCCCAGATGTCACTTATTATGGAGGTCATCTCGGCATTTAATATCCCCATATTTGCAAAGGGTGAATATGAAGCAGATGATATTATTGGCACAATAGCCAAAAGGTATGAGAATGAGGTAGATGAAATAGTTGTCGTTTCCGGGGATAAGGATATTTTGCAAATTGTGGATGATAAAATAAAGGTCCTGGCAACTAAAAAAGGGCTATCAGAAACGGTGCTTTATGATGTTCAGGGTGTTAATGAAAAATTTGGTGTCCAACCTCATAATATCATTGATCTCCTCGGTCTGTCTGGAGATACCTCAGATAATATTCCAGGAATCAAAGGAGTAGGCGAAAAAACGGCAGTTAAACTCATCCAGCAGTTTGGAGGCATAGAAAATTTACTTAATAATCTTAATCAGGTTTCTAATGAAAACCTTCGTGAAAACATTAACGGACACTCACAAAGTGCTATTATGAGTAAAGAATTGGTTACGCTTGATACCAATGTTCCTATCGAGGTAGATTTAGAAGCCTGTAAAATAAAAGATTATGACAAAGAAAAAGTATTTGAAATACTGAATAGATTAGAATTTAAAAAACTCCTGAAAGAACTTGGGCTGTATAAAAAAGAGGTGTCAGGAGACTATCATATAATTGCGGATAAAGATAAGTTTCAAATATTACTAAATTCCCTGAAAAATACCTCTTCATTTAGTATTAATTTAGTAACTACCGCTATAAATCCTATGAATGCTCAAATAGTTGGAATTGCAATCTCCCTCAAACCCTATTGTGCATACTATATTCCTATTGCACATGAATATCCGGGAGCACCCCCACAGTTAAAAAAGGAATATGTTCTGGAGGCACTAAAACCTTTTTTAGAAGCAAAGAATACAAAGAAACTTGGGCAAAATATTAAATATGAACTAATTATTCTAACTAATCAGGGAATTAGACTCAAAGGAACAAAATTCGACACCATGATTGCTTCCTATCTTATAAATTCTACGGCAAAACATAATTTAGAAGAGATAATCTTAAATTATTATGGAATTACTAAACCCTCGGCTAAAGATATAATGGCTAAGGGAACATCTATATCTGCTGTAGAAATTCAGCAGGTAGGAGAGTATGCCTGCTCAAATGCAGATTTTATACATCGACTAGGTGATGAAATACTAAGATTCAGATTAAATGAAGAAAATCTTATCTCTTTGTTTGAAGAAATAGAGATGCCATTAGTTGATGTCCTGGCACAGATGGAACAGGATGGTATCAAAATTGACATTCATTATCTTAAAGAACTTTCGCAAGAATTTGGCAAAAGGTTGAATGATTTAGAAAAGGAGATTTATATCCTTGCGGGAACAGAATTTAATATTAATTCACCCAAACAGCTGGGATTTATATTATTTGAGAAACTTAAAATGCCGGTGAAAAAGAAAACTAAAACTGGATTTTCAACTGATGAACAGGTTTTAAAGGAATTAAGTTGTTATCATGAATTGCCAGATAAACTTCTGGAATATCGAGAGGTATCCAAATTAAAATCTACCTATGTTGAGGCATTAATATCCTTGACCAATCCTATCACCCATAGACTTCATACCTCTTATAATCAAACGATTGCCGCAACCGGAAGATTGACCTCAAGCGAGCCTAATTTACAAAATATTCCTATTCGCACCGAACTGGGTAATCGAATAAGAGCGGCATTTATTGCGGATGAAGGTTACCTGTTACTTTCTGCGGATTATTCTCAGATAGAATTGCGGCTTTTAGCCCATATTAGCCTGGATGAAAGATTAATCAATGCCTTTCGCAATGATGAGGATATTCATACTCAGACAGCAATTGAAATATTTGGTGGCAGCCCGGATTTGGTTACTCCTGAGATGCGTCGTGCCGCAAAGGTTGTTAATTTCGGCATTACCTATGGGATGAGTGCCTATGGATTAAGTCAGGAATTAAAGATTAGCCCAACGCAGGCAAATGAGATAATTAGTCGCTATTTTGAAAGGTATCCCGGGGTAAAAAGCTATATTGATAAAACTATTGAGGAGGCAAAACTAAAGGGATATGTTTCAACCTTGTGGGGAAGAAAGCGATATTTACCTGAAATCAACTCTGAAAGCAGGCAATTGCGTGAATTTGCATACCGCCAGGCAGTTAATATGCCTATTCAAGGCTCTTGTGCTGATTTGATTAAAATCGCCATGCTCAACATTTATAAAAAATTAGACCGTCAAAAAGCCCAAATGCTTCTTCAGGTTCATGATGAATTAATCTTTGAAGTTAAAAAAGAAAATCTGGATGAAATAAGTGGCTTAGTTAAAGAGTGTATGGAGGGTGCAGGACAATTTTTAGTGCCAATAAAGATTGATATTCATTGGGGAAAGAACTGGGGGGAAATATAA
- the pyrF gene encoding orotidine-5'-phosphate decarboxylase translates to MQLKSEERLIVALDVDNLKDAEKLVNQLKDYVTIFKVGAQLFTAAGPEAVKMVHDKGGKVFLDLKYHDIPNTVVSATKIVAKIGIFMFTIHTLGGKEMMQGVVKTLAQFQPKPLVIGVTILTSLDSDVLEEIGIEKDLNDEVITLTRLAKSSGLDGVVASSHEIKAIRTECGQDFIIVTPGIRPAGILDDQKRIATAKQAIDSGANFIVVGRPIIAAENPIKVVKQIRDEITV, encoded by the coding sequence ATGCAACTAAAATCAGAAGAACGGCTAATTGTCGCCTTAGATGTTGATAATTTGAAAGACGCAGAAAAATTAGTGAACCAATTAAAAGATTATGTTACAATTTTTAAGGTTGGGGCTCAGTTATTTACAGCCGCAGGACCTGAGGCGGTTAAAATGGTTCATGACAAAGGTGGTAAGGTATTTTTAGACCTGAAATATCACGATATTCCAAATACGGTGGTTTCTGCAACAAAAATAGTGGCTAAAATAGGTATTTTTATGTTCACTATTCATACCCTCGGCGGCAAGGAGATGATGCAAGGTGTAGTTAAAACACTTGCACAATTTCAACCAAAACCATTAGTCATTGGAGTAACTATCCTGACAAGTTTAGATTCAGATGTGCTTGAAGAAATTGGGATAGAAAAGGATTTGAATGATGAAGTGATTACTTTAACCAGGTTAGCCAAATCATCAGGACTTGATGGAGTAGTTGCCTCAAGTCATGAGATTAAGGCGATTAGAACGGAATGTGGACAAGATTTTATTATTGTTACACCAGGAATTAGACCTGCCGGTATCCTGGATGACCAAAAAAGAATAGCAACGGCAAAACAGGCGATAGACTCAGGAGCAAATTTTATCGTGGTTGGCAGACCGATAATCGCCGCCGAAAATCCCATCAAAGTAGTGAAGCAAATTAGAGATGAGATAACTGTTTAG
- a CDS encoding dihydroorotate dehydrogenase, protein MNPDLTVNIASIKMKNPVMVASGTFGYGEEYAQLIDLNKLGAIVSKGITLAPRQGNPPPRIVETPCGMLNAIGLENVGVEKFIKEKLPYLRQFDTPLIANIAGKTVEEYVELARRLDGLVDGLEINISCPNVAKGGLEFGQDSSLTYQVVSNVRQVSKVPLITKLSPNVTDIKVIARAAEDAGTDAISLINTIMGMAIDVNTRKPILANITGGLSGPAIKPIALRMVFEVAKAVHVPIIGQGGIMNTTDALEFIIAGATAVAVGTANFVDPQVPLKIIAGIENYLRENKKARLIE, encoded by the coding sequence ATGAACCCTGATTTAACAGTAAATATTGCCAGTATAAAGATGAAAAATCCAGTGATGGTTGCCTCCGGCACATTTGGATATGGCGAGGAATACGCTCAATTGATTGATTTAAATAAACTCGGGGCAATTGTGAGTAAAGGAATTACATTAGCCCCACGCCAGGGTAATCCTCCACCTCGCATTGTAGAAACTCCCTGCGGAATGCTTAATGCCATTGGTTTAGAAAATGTCGGGGTAGAAAAATTCATCAAGGAAAAATTACCCTACCTGCGGCAATTCGATACCCCGCTGATTGCCAATATTGCCGGGAAGACGGTTGAGGAATATGTTGAATTAGCCAGAAGGTTAGATGGATTAGTAGATGGTTTGGAGATTAACATTTCCTGTCCGAATGTGGCAAAAGGGGGATTGGAATTTGGGCAGGATTCCTCCCTGACATATCAAGTGGTAAGCAATGTTCGTCAGGTGAGCAAAGTTCCATTAATCACCAAGCTATCTCCAAATGTTACGGATATAAAAGTAATTGCCAGAGCCGCCGAAGATGCGGGCACAGATGCCATCTCTTTAATCAATACTATCATGGGAATGGCGATTGATGTTAATACCCGAAAACCTATTTTGGCTAATATTACTGGTGGGTTGTCCGGACCAGCAATCAAACCAATTGCACTCCGAATGGTCTTTGAGGTCGCAAAGGCCGTCCATGTCCCCATTATTGGGCAGGGCGGAATTATGAACACCACCGATGCCTTAGAATTCATCATTGCTGGAGCAACCGCAGTCGCAGTCGGCACGGCAAATTTCGTTGACCCGCAAGTCCCGTTAAAGATTATTGCAGGGATAGAAAATTATTTGAGAGAAAATAAAAAAGCCAGACTAATCGAATAA
- the folP gene encoding dihydropteroate synthase: MNDYKIRVLEIYNEKQICDEMKKISVDPKGIDLMAKKAVCRVIKLEDVALKPALILKQEMLSIGGEAALTKDAISLNCKTTDVLLIGSLKHYQRLISKLQSQYFGLSDLADKIEEVLNNFIKDDFKLVCGKYQFNLAQRTFIMGILNVTPDSFSDGGQYDEPEKAIKRAFEMKEEGADIIDIGGESTRPGAKPSSVKEELERLIPIVKRLIKENIDLPLSIDTYKSEVAKACLAEGAHIINDISALKFDMNMAKVVAGYKVPVVLMHIQGTPQDMQENPQYKCVVSEIILYLRERVKFAQDSGIDKEKIIIDPGIGFGKTVEHNLQILRRLREFKSPGLPILIGTSRKSFIGKILDLPVEERLEGTLATVAISILNGANILRVHDVKSARRVALMLDAIIRNCSPQRHRDAEKKN; encoded by the coding sequence ATGAATGATTATAAAATCAGAGTTTTAGAAATCTATAATGAAAAACAAATCTGTGATGAGATGAAAAAGATAAGTGTTGACCCTAAAGGAATTGATTTAATGGCGAAAAAAGCAGTATGCCGGGTGATAAAATTAGAAGATGTTGCTCTAAAACCTGCCCTTATCCTTAAACAAGAAATGCTTTCCATCGGCGGTGAGGCGGCTCTAACTAAAGACGCCATCTCTCTCAACTGCAAAACCACAGATGTCCTGCTCATAGGTAGCTTAAAACATTATCAAAGATTAATCAGCAAACTTCAATCCCAATATTTTGGACTATCTGACCTCGCCGATAAGATTGAAGAGGTATTAAATAATTTTATTAAGGATGACTTCAAGTTAGTCTGTGGAAAATACCAATTTAACCTTGCCCAAAGAACTTTTATTATGGGTATTTTAAATGTAACGCCAGATTCTTTTTCAGATGGTGGACAATATGATGAACCTGAAAAGGCTATTAAAAGGGCATTTGAGATGAAGGAAGAAGGGGCAGATATAATTGATATTGGTGGGGAATCTACACGCCCGGGAGCCAAACCGTCTTCGGTAAAAGAAGAATTAGAAAGACTCATACCAATCGTAAAAAGGCTTATTAAAGAAAATATTGATTTACCGCTCTCCATAGATACATATAAATCAGAGGTCGCAAAAGCCTGTTTGGCTGAAGGGGCACATATCATTAATGATATTAGTGCCTTAAAATTTGATATGAATATGGCAAAGGTAGTCGCTGGATATAAAGTCCCTGTTGTCTTGATGCATATTCAAGGCACACCACAAGATATGCAGGAAAACCCTCAATATAAATGTGTCGTTTCTGAAATTATACTTTATCTTAGAGAAAGAGTTAAATTTGCTCAAGATTCTGGAATAGATAAAGAAAAGATTATTATCGACCCCGGAATAGGATTTGGGAAGACGGTGGAGCATAATCTACAGATTTTAAGAAGATTAAGAGAATTCAAAAGTCCTGGCTTACCAATTTTAATTGGCACTTCACGAAAATCGTTTATTGGTAAAATTCTGGACTTACCGGTTGAAGAGCGATTAGAAGGGACTCTGGCGACAGTGGCAATTTCGATATTAAATGGAGCAAATATCCTTCGCGTGCATGATGTTAAATCTGCCAGGCGAGTAGCACTTATGCTTGATGCGATTATTCGTAACTGTTCACCGCAGAGACACAGAGACGCAGAGAAAAAAAATTAA